A stretch of Candidatus Alcyoniella australis DNA encodes these proteins:
- the tadA gene encoding tRNA adenosine(34) deaminase TadA — MAEASQRDLRWMDLALEQAQLAFERGEVPIGAVLVKDDELLAAAYNLRETQHDPTAHAEIVALRRAAQKLQSWRLVSTQLYVTCEPCPMCAGALVNARVSRVIYGCDDPKAGACSSLYRICDDPRLNHRLQVVGGVRAEQAAALLKKFFESRRAIV, encoded by the coding sequence ATGGCTGAGGCCTCGCAGCGCGATCTGCGCTGGATGGACCTGGCGTTGGAGCAGGCGCAGCTGGCATTCGAGCGCGGCGAGGTTCCCATCGGCGCGGTGCTGGTGAAAGACGACGAGCTGCTGGCCGCGGCATACAACCTGCGCGAGACCCAGCACGACCCCACGGCACATGCCGAGATCGTGGCTTTGCGCCGGGCTGCACAAAAACTACAATCCTGGCGGTTGGTCTCAACGCAGCTCTACGTCACCTGCGAGCCGTGTCCGATGTGCGCCGGCGCGCTGGTCAACGCCCGCGTGAGCCGCGTGATCTACGGCTGCGACGATCCCAAGGCCGGGGCCTGCTCCAGCCTCTACCGGATCTGCGACGATCCGCGGCTAAACCATCGATTGCAGGTCGTCGGCGGCGTACGCGCCGAGCAGGCGGCCGCTTTATTGAAGAAATTCTTTGAATCCAGACGCGCTATAGTGTAA